One Tetrapisispora phaffii CBS 4417 chromosome 2, complete genome genomic region harbors:
- the YIF1 gene encoding protein transporter YIF1 (similar to Saccharomyces cerevisiae YIF1 (YNL263C); ancestral locus Anc_1.93): MSYNPYQFSDQGRQNIHPTAFSQQQQQPHHQAQQQGSNQMGYNQWGNQSYQQVPQNPQGYQNQKVFDDPRQTMAFQLGQTAFSNLLGQQNFTQFQDTVNKATSVTSNSISHYFQVSTSYVLLKIKLIIFPFFNNNNWQRIPEPNNANTGNSDLGGVIKFMTPMNDVNSPDMYIPIMGLVTYILIWNVQQGFNGDFNPENLYYKLSSTLAFVGLDLVILKLGLYLLVTTDVTNIQSVTSITELLCYVGYKFVPLTTILLLPNLYIPLWATLIFKIYLFIALGVFLLRSIKFNLFNNPNEEFMNIKKTTVRKCNYFLFFYGFVWQSILMWLIG; the protein is encoded by the coding sequence ATGTCATACAATCCGTACCAATTCAGTGACCAAGGTCGACAAAACATACATCCAACTGCGTTCAGTcagcaacagcagcaaCCACATCATCAAGCACAACAGCAAGGCAGCAATCAAATGGGTTATAATCAGTGGGGGAACCAAAGCTACCAACAAGTGCCTCAGAATCCACAAGGATaccaaaatcaaaaagttTTTGACGATCCTCGTCAAACGATGGCTTTCCAATTAGGCCAAACGGCgttttcaaatttgttaGGTCAGCAAAATTTCACTCAATTTCAAGATACAGTTAACAAGGCAACTTCAGTTACATCGAATTCAATTTCTCATTACTTTCAAGTAAGCACATCGTACGTTCTGTTAAAGATAAAGCTCATtatatttccatttttcaacaacaacaattgGCAAAGAATTCCAGAACCAAACAATGCTAACACTGGTAATAGCGATTTAGGTGgtgtaattaaatttatgaCACCAATGAATGACGTGAACTCCCCAGACATGTATATTCCGATAATGGGTCTAGTGacatatattttgatatgGAACGTTCAACAAGGTTTCAATGGCGATTTCAACCCAGAAAACTtgtattataaattatcgTCTACGCTAGCGTTTGTAGGTTTGGATTTAGTCATATTGAAATTAGGCTTGTACTTATTAGTGACAACCGACGTCACTAACATTCAATCCGTGACAAGTATAACAGAATTATTATGTTATGTTGGTTATAAATTTGTTCCGTTAACCACTATTCTATTATTACCAAATCTATACATACCATTATGGGCAACATTgatcttcaaaatatacCTCTTCATTGCATTGGGAGTATTTTTACTAAGATCAATCAAgttcaatttatttaacaatccaaatgaagaatttaTGAACATTAAAAAGACAACTGTTAGGAAATGTAACTATTTCTTATTCTTCTATGGATTCGTCTGGCAATCAATATTGATGTGGTTGATTGGTTAA
- the PDR17 gene encoding phosphatidylinositol transporter (similar to Saccharomyces cerevisiae PDR17 (YNL264C); ancestral locus Anc_1.91), giving the protein MGLFSRKKPTKTDSKSVNANEHLIKVDTCFSEPPNEYGGAEPLENITSEQYDIYVKLLNHFNAEDFTLPVNTEVAKDDPALQKSLSEFEKFWLSRECLLRFLRAAKWNFNDAVANLSETMTWRREVGITYSDSNFENKALDPDHVSIENETGKEVLLGFDKHRRPLFYMKNGRQNTESSYRQVQQLIYMMECATTLCPQGVEKLTVLIDLKGYKEPGIISDKVPPLAITKLCLKVLQDYFPERMGKCLLTNIPWFAWAFLKIVYPFLDPATREKAIFDEPYDKHVEKKQLDATYNGYLDFKYDHKVYWPDLVKKVDELREKRFERWVKFGSKIGTAEWDYKGDHDEIKYPVDYRNVE; this is encoded by the coding sequence ATGGGGTTATTCTCGAGGAAAAAACCCACTAAAACTGACTCTAAGTCTGTCAATGCGAATGAACATTTGATTAAAGTCGATACATGTTTTTCTGAACCTCCAAATGAATATGGTGGGGCGGAACCATTGGAAAATATCACTAGTGAACAATATGACATATATGTCAAGCTCCTGAACCATTTCAATGCTGAAGATTTTACATTGCCAGTCAATACTGAAGTCGCTAAGGATGATCCAGCCCTTCAAAAATCTTTGAGTGAATTTGAGAAATTTTGGTTGAGTAGAGAATGTCTCTTAAGATTTTTGAGGGCAGCCAAATGGAATTTCAATGATGCCGTCGCCAATTTAAGTGAAACGATGACTTGGAGACGTGAAGTTGGTATCACCTACTCTGACAGCAACTTTGAAAACAAAGCATTGGATCCAGACCAtgtttcaattgaaaatgaaactgGTAAGGAAGTTTTATTAGGTTTTGACAAACACAGAAGacctttattttatatgaAAAATGGTAGACAGAACACAGAATCATCTTATAGACAAGTTCAACAGTTAATTTACATGATGGAATGTGCAACTACTTTATGTCCACAAGGTGTTGAGAAATTAACTGTTTTGATAGATTTGAAAGGTTATAAAGAACCAGGAATAATTAGTGATAAAGTCCCACCATTGGCAATTACCAAGTTATGTTTAAAAGTTTTACAAGATTATTTTCCTGAGAGAATGGGGAAATGTTTGTTAACGAACATCCCATGGTTTGCATGGGCATTTTTAAAGATTGTGTATCCATTTTTAGATCCTGCAACAAGAGAAAAGGCAATTTTTGATGAACCCTACGATAAACATGTCGAAAAGAAGCAATTAGATGCCACATATAACGGTTACTTAGACTTCAAATACGATCATAAAGTGTATTGGCCTGATCTTGTCAAGAAAGTTGATGAACTAAGAGaaaaaagatttgaaaGATGGGTCAAATTTGGTTCAAAAATTGGTACAGCTGAATGGGATTATAAAGGAGATCATGacgaaataaaatatcCTGTAGATTATAGAAATGTTGAGTAA
- the TPHA0B04410 gene encoding uncharacterized protein (similar to Saccharomyces cerevisiae YGL140C; ancestral locus Anc_1.90), whose protein sequence is MPTESSPKSITPLRRAIKLWNRYFPCDRLLAQRIAKATCNSTTAFIFVLIPQIRNRIGDSPSLLPLISVMVHPGRRVSGTIQGAIYCLTGLVFGLAYALFARFLATRCLGSDWNKLTDHEHWIAHPVRYESALGVLALFETLMLLFHGWMRSVNHTYFGIVFPVFLVVHFTFLEPLYETPGFVAKSFTVPFYMGIAMSIVWNLILFPEFGSTYLGNATIDTLNEIQRAIDHSINFFISIDLTKEEAIYNKEPSPLPKLLNIKNIISKKVSGCNAVYQECIYEISYSYVSPTQLNGIIKSFDPFVMYLKGIINACQLEFILLGKEQNENLNKGNGSPSEDKWNPNIDKEIEYADAKKLLTILKKIRPEVYNLHKCISENMYMMKLVLAYAYDADLKKIKPCSMFKDGNYPIYRSSKDFPADFDFSTKITSLESAIINFDLGFREQLVSVSDSLLTPNDEMFLLSSFLMNFKEVATSVQAMMKDVEEIYAFRKEREKKGWLRGKTVWFTFLRSFDTLKAWLLNTYSNNNLLTENEAIKGTYNNEGQGAHTQAGRSLVQEEDLLRQNVEGDINIYGSDNENNASLPISNNELLNPNRAHEMKSFITKCKRYFTSYLIWCNAFFKRSRSHFRFAIQVATALQLSSFPMFMPSARDWYISYHGAWIGFVCILCMEPSVGGTFWVFFLRAVGVISGSGWAYLSYVSAVSQTNPYLETVISVFGAIPGFYFLIGTPYVKAAIIQIISIYIVILAAVYPGDTQGGILVNFAKRCLAVGYGGGVSLMVQVFVFPIKSRDMLNQEIAFVCGCISRMELLYASGLEGESLQTPLTEKRFNSYHTLSKAAKAALSRADAYKGLTRQEPRLKGPYKEIEDIFTQIIFLQKQIIDRMDNVAMLRMKYGSAVIEELNSIVYPYRRQVVANISVLMRSLQEAFINKTPLPQFLPSARISHRRLINKVRETLQVKYRGQLNIFRNKKSSSEKSSITSSSSLTSNSSDSLGELVINVDRANKKWNPSSVHEHIIKENFLSWNATTAASEEIIEYIEELINLTKILVGVNEFKYGFLSRPLYVDWAVQAVTGFDDFIQGKTQTQKPSRSQTPFQAVSSLAQETIPESLGSELNEENNLYTENSVISVNADEPKPYTKDGNSAFPSNVILARIASYKGSGSSAFRKRIYSIGSPSDTDYQATLLSRKKTIGDVDSEYYNTDNEYSSDEDLPLALKKIMSNKSRK, encoded by the coding sequence ATGCCAACTGAAAGTTCACCCAAAAGTATAACACCGTTACGAAGAGCTATAAAACTGTGGAATAGATACTTTCCTTGCGATAGGTTGTTGGCCCAGAGGATAGCGAAGGCAACATGTAATTCTACAACAgcatttatttttgttctGATACCTCAAATTAGGAATAGGATAGGTGATTCTCCTTCTCTGTTACCTTTGATATCAGTGATGGTTCACCCTGGAAGGAGAGTGAGTGGCACTATACAAGGTGCTATCTATTGTTTAACTGGCTTGGTCTTTGGTTTGGCTTACGCCCTTTTTGCTAGATTTTTAGCAACTAGATGTTTAGGATCTGACTGGAATAAACTTACTGACCATGAGCATTGGATCGCACACCCGGTAAGATATGAATCTGCATTAGGTGTTCTGGCTCTTTTTGAGACGCTTATGTTGCTATTTCATGGCTGGATGAGATCTGTGAACCATACATATTTTGGTATTGTTTTCCCCGTTTTTTTGGTTGTCCATTTCACATTTTTAGAACCTTTGTATGAAACACCAGGTTTTGTTGCAAAATCTTTCACTGTACCATTTTACATGGGTATAGCAATGTCAATAGTATggaatttaattttatttccCGAATTTGGTAGTACATATTTGGGCAATGCCACCATAGATacattaaatgaaattcaaAGAGCTATTGACcattcaattaatttttttatttcaattgatttaactAAAGAAGAAGcgatatataataaagaacCAAGTCCTCTACCGAAACTGTTAAATattaagaatattattagtaaAAAAGTCAGCGGTTGTAATGCAGTGTATCAAGAGTGCATTTATGAAATATCGTACTCTTATGTGTCTCCCACACAACTAAATGGCATTATCAAAAGTTTTGATCCTTTTGTTATGTATCTAAAAGGTATCATAAATGCATGCCAATTGgagtttattttattaggTAAGGAACAGaatgaaaatttgaataaaggCAATGGTTCTCCAAGTGAAGATAAATGGAACccaaatattgataagGAAATTGAATACGCTGATGCTAAGAAGCTTTTAActatattaaagaaaattcgCCCTGAAGTTTATAATTTGCATAAATGCATTAGTgaaaatatgtatatgatGAAACTAGTATTAGCTTATGCTTACGATGcagatttaaaaaaaatcaaaccATGTTCGATGTTTAAAGACGGTAATTATCCTATTTACAGAAGTAGTAAAGACTTTCCAGCAGATTTCGATTTCTCTACTAAGATTACAAGTTTAGAATCTGCAATAATTAACTTTGATTTGGGATTTAGAGAACAACTTGTTTCAGTTAGTGATAGTTTACTAACACCTAACGATgaaatgtttttattatcttccTTTCTGATGAACTTTAAGGAAGTAGCAACTTCAGTTCAAGCTATGATGAAAGACGTTGAGGAAATATATGCGTTTAGAAAggaaagagaaaaaaaagGATGGCTCAGAGGCAAAACAGTGTGGTTTACTTTCCTGAGAAGTTTTGACACATTGAAAGCTTGGCTTTTGAACACttattctaataataatcttCTAACAGAAAATGAAGCTATTAAGGGcacatataataatgaaggTCAAGGTGCTCATACGCAAGCTGGGAGATCTTTAGTTCAAGAAGAAGATCTTCTACGTCAGAATGTCGAAGgtgatattaatatatatggctcggataatgaaaataatgctAGTCTTCCcatatcaaataatgaattattaaatccAAATAGAGCACATGAAATGAAAAGTTTTATAACTAAATGCAAAAGATACTTCACTAGTTATTTAATTTGGTGTAATGCgtttttcaaaagatcTCGTTCACATTTCAGATTTGCTATTCAAGTTGCAACTGCTCTTCAATTGTCTTCATTTCCTATGTTCATGCCAAGTGCCCGTGATTGGTACATTTCGTACCATGGTGCTTGGATTGGTTTCGTATGCATTTTATGTATGGAACCGTCTGTGGGTGGTACGTTTTGGGTTTTTTTTCTACGTGCAGTCGGTGTGATATCAGGTTCAGGATGGGCTTATTTATCTTATGTATCTGCTGTTAGCCAAACCAATCCATATTTAGAAACTGTCATTAGTGTATTTGGAGCAATTCCCGGTTTTTATTTCCTTATTGGAACACCATATGTTAAAGCGGCTATTATTCAGATtattagtatatatattgtcaTCCTAGCAGCAGTGTATCCTGGTGATACTCAAGGTGGTATTTTGGTCAATTTTGCCAAAAGATGTCTTGCAGTTGGATATGGTGGTGGTGTATCTTTAATGGTTCAAGTATTTGTTTTTCCAATAAAATCTAGAGACATGTTAAATCAAGAAATTGCATTTGTGTGTGGGTGCATATCAAGGATGGAACTTCTTTATGCATCTGGTTTGGAAGGTGAGTCTTTACAGACACCACTTACAGAGAAAAGATTTAATAGTTATCATACTCTCTCCAAAGCAGCTAAGGCGGCCCTGAGTAGAGCCGATGCATATAAGGGTTTGACTAGACAAGAACCCAGATTAAAGGGTCCctataaagaaattgaagatatattcacccaaataatatttctacAGAAACAAATTATTGATAGAATGGATAATGTAGCCATGTTGAGAATGAAATACGGGAGTGCTgttattgaagaattgaaCTCTATAGTATATCCTTATCGCCGTCAAGTTGTTGCTAACATTTCAGTATTAATGAGATCTTTGCAAGAAGCATTCATTAACAAAACCCCACTGCCTCAATTTTTACCAAGTGCCAGAATATCGCATAGAAGGCTGATAAACAAAGTTAGAGAAACTTTGCAAGTCAAGTATAGAGGgcaattaaatatatttaggAACAAGAAATCAAGTTCAGAAAAAAGTTCGATCACAAGTTCTTCTAGCCTCACCTCAAATTCTAGTGATTCACTAGGTGAACTCGTTATAAACGTGGATAGagcaaataaaaaatggaatCCGTCATCGGTACATGAAcatattataaaagaaaattttttgagTTGGAATGCCACTACTGCAGCATCAgaagaaattattgaatatattgaagaaCTTATAAATTTAACTAAAATACTAGTTGGagttaatgaatttaaatatggGTTCTTATCAAGACCTCTATATGTTGATTGGGCTGTACAGGCAGTCACTGGTTTTGATGATTTCATCCAAGGTAAAACACAGACTCAAAAACCATCTCGATCACAAACTCCATTCCAAGCAGTTTCATCGCTCGCTCAGGAAACTATTCCTGAAAGTCTAGGCTCTGAgttaaatgaagaaaataatttatatacGGAAAATTCTGTTATTAGTGTCAATGCTGATGAACCAAAGCCTTATACTAAAGATGGCAATTCTGCATTCCCTTCTAATGTGATTCTTGCACGTATTGCATCATATAAAGGCAGTGGCTCATCAGCttttagaaaaagaatttactCTATTGGATCTCCTTCAGATACTGACTATCAAGCCACCTTATTATCAAGGAAGAAAACAATTGGTGACGTGGATTctgaatattataatacTGATAATGAGTACAGTTCAGATGAAGACTTACCGTTAGCACTTAAAAAGATTATGAGCAATAAATCAcgtaaataa
- the UFD1 gene encoding polyubiquitin-binding protein UFD1 (similar to Saccharomyces cerevisiae UFD1 (YGR048W); ancestral locus Anc_1.89), protein MFTGFGSFGGAGSASDFINLPQRFESFFRCYPISMMNDRIRKDDANFWGKIFLPPSALNKLTMLNIRYPMLFELTSNETGKVTHGGVLEFTAEEGRVYLPQWMMETLSVKAGSLLTIATTDIPLGSYVNLEPQSTDFLDISDPKAVLENSLRNFSTLTKDDIIEISYNNKIYRIKILEVKPESPLHGICVIETDLVTDFAPPVGYVEPDYKAMQKEKEEKMASKVINLSGQTVGSMSRRINYTGIAQEHLNDRKSFAGIGSKLSGKATKKTEPEEIDVSKISLDGEPRRLDLPEGQLFFGFPIVLPKAEQDDDNNIQESNNFIGNGQSLRKTNKRKDKNTLEKNKQRHRDLLLK, encoded by the coding sequence atgtttacTGGATTTGGTTCTTTTGGTGGTGCTGGTAGTGCATCtgatttcatcaatttaCCACAGAGGTTTGAATCCTTCTTTAGATGTTATCCAATTTCAATGATGAACGATAGGATTCGTAAAGATGATGCTAACTTTTGGggtaaaatatttttgccGCCAAGTGCTTTGAATAAGTTGACAATGTTGAACATAAGGTATCCCATGCTGTTTGAACTGACTTCGAATGAAACTGGGAAAGTTACTCATGGTGGTGTTTTAGAGTTTACTGCCGAGGAAGGTAGGGTTTACTTGCCCCAATGGATGATGGAAACGCTGAGTGTGAAAGCAGGTTCGTTGCTAACTATTGCTACAACTGATATACCTCTGGGTTCATATGTTAATCTTGAACCTCAATCCACTGATTTCTTAGATATATCAGATCCGAAAGCTGTTCTGGAAAATTCATTaagaaatttttcaacacTGACAAAAGATGATATCATTGAAATATCAtacaataacaaaatttatagaattaaaatattagaagTGAAACCTGAATCACCCCTACATGGTATTTGTGTTATTGAAACAGATTTAGTGACAGATTTTGCTCCACCGGTTGGATATGTAGAACCTGACTATAAAGCTATGCAAAAGGAAAAAGAGGAAAAAATGGCAAGCaaagtaataaatttatctgGCCAAACTGTTGGCTCCATGTCTAGAAGAATAAATTATACCGGCATTGCACAAGAACATTTAAATGATAGAAAGAGCTTCGCTGGGATTGGTTCAAAATTATCTGGGAAAGCAACGAAAAAGACCGAGCCTGAAGAGATTgatgtttcaaaaatatccCTTGATGGGGAACCTAGAAGACTGGATTTGCCAGAAggtcaattattttttggcTTTCCAATAGTACTACCAAAGGCTGAGcaagatgatgataacaACATTCAGGAATCAAACAATTTCATAGGGAATGGTCAATCATTAAGGAAGACAAACAAGagaaaagataaaaatacacttgagaaaaataaacaaagGCACCGAGATCTCCTCCTGAagtaa
- the TFC4 gene encoding transcription factor TFIIIC subunit TFC4 (similar to Saccharomyces cerevisiae TFC4 (YGR047C); ancestral locus Anc_1.88), producing the protein MSKYNHSDIEERNDSDHEHLYENIDQLRHMVTSDSGNDDDIAVDEDESEDNMVIDMSDDDYTYNDLRRDMHDDNEEGKQEGFYESDDGNSLLREFSDYGEVEEDDDEEDFMNAIREANNFKVRRKKNKTKGKKTPSRPRREKIIDPELAQLISDANEAFVRNDLLVAEKLYNDIIKKDARNFAAYETLGDIYQLQGRLNDCCNSWFLAAHLNSSDWQFWKVVARLSADLGHKRQAIYCYSRVININADDWESLYNRSTMYKEIGQIGRALEGFQKIYHHNPFDANILRELAVLYVDYERIPDSIDLYLKVFEKNVQKRKAILSASESALESSEDEETTSDKLENEGNEESDVDIEITDEMEEEMAEYPNINWKKIYKRYKCITFDWSALNILTELYLKLPVNQQSGIKTIKRCARWIQHRELQVFWDDVLDDSEFDDRRNKNGRFDALPEVEKNKEYFLPIDIRIRLGLFRLHNDQLLEAMSHFQLLYDESFTEVADLYFEVAITLTKNEKYKEAIDFFLPLLTLEDYNNIELFRPIGKCYKETEDYANARIYYEKVIKSNLCDLDDKVALAEINYQLGNMDEFNNILLEVVELRKKETENLIKIATEDENIDIGTQNKESATNRKPKGDDVSSKPLLEDSMFRQATFRKKKTPEDVEREKAERERKITSKVVEQYNKLKLFKEDLDLGNKKQILLWVDAVSDLIDVFTSVKNFFMKSRSKRFVGIIRRTKKFNKAIDQKIDRLVKLSEGGTIVDGFPLMEERVILTSTTKLRGLTYDQWFDLFMELSLTITKFQSIEDGLSVIETAQEVNVFYQNPERVKMMRFVKLAIVLQMDNEEALTENLRSLLNQFQFNRKVLQAFMYSLSRNQTSLEILSSTVQQKFFLRQLKAFDSLRYGIYVSGQAFITNKEVINPNNKISPYLYYIYAILLYSSRGFLSALQYLNLLERELPNDPMVNLLSGLSHLHRSMQRLTPNRHFQILHGLRYIFKYYDIRSESYTDLEKQEADYNLGRAFHLIGLFSIAVQYYHKVMEAYPDPVLKKHAAYNCIIIYQESDNTELASYLMEKYLSV; encoded by the coding sequence ATGAGCAAGTATAACCATAGTGACATAGAGGAGAGAAACGATTCTGACCATGAACATTTGTACGAGAATATTGATCAACTGAGACATATGGTGACTAGTGATAGTGgcaatgatgatgatatagctgttgatgaagatgagaGTGAAGATAATATGGTTATAGATATGAGTGATGATGATTATACGTATAATGACCTTAGAAGAGATATGCATGACGACAATGAGGAGGGCAAGCAAGAAGGATTTTATGAGTCTGACGATGGGAATTCTTTGTTAAGGGAATTCTCCGATTATGGAGAAGTCGaggaagatgatgatgaggAAGATTTTATGAATGCAATTAGGGAGgcaaataattttaaagttagaagaaaaaaaaataaaactaaagGAAAGAAAACACCATCAAGACCACGCAGAgagaaaataattgatcCTGAACTAGCTCAATTGATTTCAGATGCTAATGAAGCATTTGTTAGAAATGATTTATTGGTTGCTGAAAAATTGTATAAtgacattattaaaaaagacGCAAGAAATTTTGCTGCTTACGAGACATTGGGTGACATTTATCAACTTCAAGGTAGATTGAATGATTGTTGTAATTCTTGGTTCTTAGCTGCACATTTAAATTCTTCTGATTGGCAATTTTGGAAAGTTGTAGCAAGACTTTCAGCAGATTTGGGTCACAAAAGACAAGcaatttattgttattcACGTgtaattaatatcaatgCAGATGATTGGGAGTCTCTATATAATAGATCCACCATGTATAAAGAGATTGGACAAATTGGTAGAGCATTAGAAGGTTTCCAAAAAATTTACCATCATAATCCCTTCGATGCTAATATATTAAGAGAGTTAGCAGTTCTATATGTCGATTATGAGAGAATCCCTGATTCAATAGATTTGTATTTGAAagtatttgaaaaaaacGTACAGAAAAGAAAGGCAATATTATCTGCTTCAGAGAGTGCTCTTGAGTCTtcagaagatgaagaaacaaCTTCGgataaattggaaaatgaAGGAAATGAAGAGAGTGATGtagatattgaaataacTGATGAAATGGAAGAAGAAATGGCAGAATATCCCAATATtaattggaaaaaaatttataaacGTTATAAATGTATCACCTTTGATTGGTCAGCACTAAATATTCTAACAGAACTATATCTTAAGCTGCCAGTCAATCAACAATCAGGGATTAAAACTATAAAACGTTGTGCTCGTTGGATACAACATCGTGAATTGCAAGTATTTTGGGATGATGTTCTGGATGATTCCGAATTTGATGAtagaagaaacaaaaacGGTAGATTTGATGCTCTTCCTGAGGTTGAGAAGAATAAGGAGTATTTTTTACCAATCGATATAAGAATTAGACTTGGCTTATTTAGATTACATAATGATCAACTACTAGAAGCCATGAGTCATTTCCAATTATTATATGACGAGTCATTTACAGAAGTTGCagatttatattttgaagttgCCATAACAttaacaaaaaatgaaaaatataaagaagcTATCGACTTCTTTTTGCCTTTATTGACATTGGAGGACTATAATAATATCGAATTATTCAGACCAATTGGTAAATGCTACAAGGAAACAGAGGATTATGCAAATGCCAGGATATATTATGAAAAGGTGATTAAATCTAACCTTTGTGATTTAGATGATAAGGTTGCACTGGcagaaataaattatcagtTAGGTAATATGGATGAATTTAACAACATACTGTTAGAAGTAGTGGAgttaagaaaaaaagaaacagaaaatttaataaagattGCGACGGAAGATGAAAACATTGATATAGGAACACAAAACAAAGAATCGGCTACGAATAGAAAACCTAAAGGAGATGATGTCTCTAGTAAACCATTACTAGAGGACAGCATGTTTAGACAGGCTACTTttagaaagaaaaagacTCCAGAAGATGTTGAAAGAGAGAAAGCAGAACGTGAGAGGAAAATAACTTCAAAAGTTGTTgaacaatataataaactGAAACTTTTTAAAGAAGATCTTGATCTGGGCAATAAAAAACAGATATTATTATGGGTTGATGCAGTTTCTGATTTGATTGATGTATTCACTAGtgttaaaaattttttcatgAAAAGTAGATCTAAAAGGTTTGTAGGTATCATTAGGAGAACAAAGAAATTCAACAAAGCAATTGATCAAAAAATTGACAGACTGGTGAAATTATCAGAAGGTGGCACAATTGTAGATGGTTTCCCTCTAATGGAAGAACGTGTGATTCTTACTTCAACTACAAAGCTTCGTGGTTTGACCTACGACCAATGgtttgatttatttatggaattatctttaactattacaaaatttcaaagtaTAGAAGATGGTTTGAGTGTCATTGAAACAGCTCAAGAAGTCAATgtattttatcaaaaccCAGAAAGGGTTAAGATGATGAGGTTTGTTAAACTTGCAATTGTTCTGCAAATGGATAATGAAGAAGCCTTGACCGAAAATTTAAGAAGTCTACTAAAccaatttcaattcaacAGAAAAGTATTACAGGCTTTTATGTATAGTTTGTCTAGGAACCAAACATCTTTGGAAATATTGAGTTCAACAGTACAgcaaaaattctttttaaGACAGTTAAAAGCATTCGACAGTCTTAGGTATGGAATATACGTAAGTGGTCAAGCCTTTATTACAAATAAGGAAGTTATTAATCCGAACAACAAAATCTCTCCATATTTgtactatatatatgctaTTCTGTTATATTCCAGTAGAGGTTTCTTATCTGCTTTGCAATActtaaatttattggaaAGGGAACTGCCGAATGATCCTATGGTTAATCTATTGTCTGGGCTATCCCATTTACATCGTTCTATGCAAAGATTAACCCCTAACAGGCATTTCCAAATCCTTCATGGTTTACGTTATATATTCAAGTACTATGATATACGATCTGAATCATATACTGATCTAGAAAAACAAGAAGCAGATTACAATTTGGGTAGGGCATTCCATCTCATAGGTCTATTTTCGATTGCAGTCCAATATTACCATAAAGTCATGGAAGCCTATCCTGATCCAGTATTGAAGAAACATGCTGCTTACAactgtattattatttaccaAGAAAGTGATAACACTGAACTAGCATCATATCTAAtggaaaaatatttatcgGTGTAA